From Halomicrobium zhouii, a single genomic window includes:
- the pdxT gene encoding pyridoxal 5'-phosphate synthase glutaminase subunit PdxT, whose translation MTLTAGVVAVQGDVSEHAGAIKRAAAAHGEDAEIREIRDAGIVPDCDVLLMPGGESTTISRLLHREDIAEEIVAHVEAGKPVLATCAGLIVASTDAQDDRVETLDLVDVTVERNAFGRQKDSFEAPLDVRGLDDPFPAVFIRAPLISEVGDDVEVLATWDDRAVAVRDGPIVGTSFHPELTDDPRIHDLAFFETVEASQ comes from the coding sequence ATGACACTGACCGCGGGCGTCGTCGCCGTCCAGGGCGACGTCTCCGAACACGCGGGCGCCATCAAGCGGGCAGCGGCGGCCCACGGCGAGGACGCGGAGATCCGCGAGATCCGCGATGCGGGCATCGTCCCCGACTGCGACGTCCTCCTCATGCCCGGGGGGGAGTCGACGACCATCTCGCGACTCCTCCACCGGGAAGACATCGCAGAGGAGATCGTCGCCCACGTCGAGGCCGGCAAGCCAGTCCTCGCGACGTGTGCGGGGCTCATCGTCGCCTCGACGGACGCCCAGGACGACCGCGTCGAGACGCTGGACCTGGTGGACGTCACCGTCGAGCGCAACGCCTTCGGCCGGCAGAAAGATAGTTTCGAGGCCCCCCTCGACGTCAGGGGCCTGGACGACCCGTTCCCGGCGGTGTTCATCCGCGCGCCGCTCATCAGCGAGGTGGGCGACGACGTCGAGGTGCTGGCGACGTGGGACGACCGCGCCGTCGCGGTCCGGGACGGCCCCATCGTCGGTACCTCCTTCCACCCGGAACTGACCGACGACCCGCGGATCCACGACCTGGCCTTTTTCGAGACGGTCGAGGCGTCCCAGTAA